From the genome of Gracilinanus agilis isolate LMUSP501 chromosome 2, AgileGrace, whole genome shotgun sequence, one region includes:
- the LOC123235077 gene encoding protein FAM209B-like: MHMLKCSLFFLLGTTLGYAFIFSSLKEKAKEPVGDLPCGGGHFRMRQNLSDQAKGWLGNKWIWLLFVGLLYAIVRFRGEGVKNKVSEEDKDLNSGGSPYRSLQKKNQNAAPNKDYALNTLTQLEMDLVTFVSKVRSLKVAMATGSSLKLPDSEVPSDPHNNITIYEIWGEDDSD, encoded by the exons ATGCATATGCTGAAATGCTCTTTGTTCTTCCTGCTGGGCACTACTTTAGGGTATGCCTTTATATTCTCTTCGCTGAAAGAGAAAGCCAAAGAACCTGTGGGTGATTTGCCTTGCGGAGGAGGCCACTTTCGGATGAGGCAGAATCTGTCCGACCAGGCCAAAGGCTGGCTTGGGAATAAATGGATCTGGCTGCTTTTTGTTGGACTACTCTATGCTATAGTAAGATTCCGAGGGGAAGGTGTCAAAAATAAG GTGTCAGAAGAG GATAAAGACCTAAACAGCGGAGGCTCTCCATACCGCTCCctacaaaagaaaaatcagaatgcTGCCCCTAACAAAGACTATGCACTGAATACCTTAACCCAACTGGAGATGGATCTGGTGACATTTGTGTCTAAAGTGCGAAGTCTCAAAGTCGCCATGGCAACTGGTAGTTCCCTCAAACTCCCAGACTCAGAAGTCCCTTCAGATCCACACAACAATATTACAATATATGAGATATGGGGAGAAGATGACTCTGACTAG